Part of the Cyprinus carpio isolate SPL01 chromosome A1, ASM1834038v1, whole genome shotgun sequence genome is shown below.
ACAGTGTCAACAGAGATGACGGTTGTCATGCAGAAATGGCTGATCCGAGTCAGGGAGAGCTCAGAGGACCTTGTGACCAGGAGGAGATACAGGTAGAAAGCTTTCCAGGTCTAAACTCTCTCGACATGCCAGGCGCCATCTCATATTTCACACCTTATTCAGTCAGCACACTGGTACATCAAGGTATTAGGGCACAACATAGTCATTTATGCACAACAGAGCTGATGCTTTCTAGCATACCAGAGAGGTCACATTCATTTGTCCAACCAGAAAATGGACACAGATATCCTGGTTCAAAGAGTTCTGTCCTCTATTCTCACAGTGATGTTTGTCCAGGCGAGAAAGCAGTGAGCCACGAGCAATACCCAAAGCATTTCTCCCAGGACAAACTTGGGACGCCTGAACAAATCCATGCAGAAAGATCCCACCATTGCACCCAATGTGGGAAAACGTTTGCAAGAGCATGTGACCTTAAGGCTCATTCGCTGATCCACAAGGGCAAGAAACCTCTGAGATGTCGGCAGTGCGATCAGACCTTCGCGTACAACTTCGAGCTCAAGGCTCACCAGCGAAATCACTCAGGGGAGCGACCTCACATCTGTCCGCACTGCGGCAAAGCCTTCACTCGAATGAGCAACTTCAGGCAGCATCAGAACATCCACACTCGGGAGAAACTCTTCAGCTGCACTCAGTGCGGGATGCGATTCAATCGAGCCACCAACCTGCGAGTTCATCTCAGACGACACAGCCACGCGGGGAAGACCTACAATTGCCCTTTTTGTGGAAAGAGCTTTCTGAATCCCAGGCAAATGAAGGCTCATTTACAGAAAGCCCATGGAAGAGGCGGGAAATAAACATATCTAATTTGGAAATTCAGTTCGAACTGATTCTGAATTGGATCAATTCatgtttacatattataaatgGTCTGCACTGTTAAAACTCAAGAAGATAGCAGAGGAGCCACTGTCCCATCGTTTCCACCTTAGAGACAACTAAACAAGATCTGGACAAAAATTGTTATGCATGGAATCTTTACATTACGGAAAGATGAGGAAACTTAGGTTTCCTTATAGGTTTTATACATAT
Proteins encoded:
- the LOC109055599 gene encoding zinc finger protein 135-like isoform X1, encoding MSEALFLTFQSQLSVVMETVLKSAMFEITRLVEDSFLEEVGHRKQEVEVLKRRLQLSESKLREREREWERGKKTRCPDCGRTGDFSSRDESQPVETVRGADSLCLGLSLRDQSTNQPTLTEDVWSARQHLETNKQTTPRSHSKEKNDVHPQNAKEIVTPNSNAQIHQDFLQRLLGSSAIHSESTSDFQPRVSDLDKSEKNFTLDKEMDSNHSKLLQSPLAQDVHEDFPPSSPNGRVKTETELDLLPVKEEEEMVPVWDSVNRDDGCHAEMADPSQGELRGPCDQEEIQVESFPGLNSLDMPGAISYFTPYSVSTLVHQGIRAQHSHLCTTELMLSSIPERSHSFVQPENGHRYPGSKSSVLYSHSDVCPGEKAVSHEQYPKHFSQDKLGTPEQIHAERSHHCTQCGKTFARACDLKAHSLIHKGKKPLRCRQCDQTFAYNFELKAHQRNHSGERPHICPHCGKAFTRMSNFRQHQNIHTREKLFSCTQCGMRFNRATNLRVHLRRHSHAGKTYNCPFCGKSFLNPRQMKAHLQKAHGRGGK
- the LOC109055599 gene encoding zinc finger protein 135-like isoform X2, with the protein product METVLKSAMFEITRLVEDSFLEEVGHRKQEVEVLKRRLQLSESKLREREREWERGKKTRCPDCGRTGDFSSRDESQPVETVRGADSLCLGLSLRDQSTNQPTLTEDVWSARQHLETNKQTTPRSHSKEKNDVHPQNAKEIVTPNSNAQIHQDFLQRLLGSSAIHSESTSDFQPRVSDLDKSEKNFTLDKEMDSNHSKLLQSPLAQDVHEDFPPSSPNGRVKTETELDLLPVKEEEEMVPVWDSVNRDDGCHAEMADPSQGELRGPCDQEEIQVESFPGLNSLDMPGAISYFTPYSVSTLVHQGIRAQHSHLCTTELMLSSIPERSHSFVQPENGHRYPGSKSSVLYSHSDVCPGEKAVSHEQYPKHFSQDKLGTPEQIHAERSHHCTQCGKTFARACDLKAHSLIHKGKKPLRCRQCDQTFAYNFELKAHQRNHSGERPHICPHCGKAFTRMSNFRQHQNIHTREKLFSCTQCGMRFNRATNLRVHLRRHSHAGKTYNCPFCGKSFLNPRQMKAHLQKAHGRGGK